GATTCGGTATGGCGCCGTCGGTTGTTTTCATTCCCCGTGCTCGCTCGATACGGCTTTCCTGCATCGCCAGTTCGGGACGCTGTGCTAGAGACCGACTCACCGCTGCGTCGATGGTAATGACCGTATCTTGAGCTTCGAGTACCCTCGGGCTGTATAACACCACGCTAATCAGAATGAAGAAACATATACGCATCAAATAGATCTCCTCACCAGCATGCCGGGTATCTCTCAGAAAAAGAGCCCGAGCTGCTTGCTCTACAGGAATAATTCTGGAATGGAGTTTCTGACGGAGCTTTCTGTGTCGTATTCCAGGACATATACGACCATGAACTTCGCATACGCTCGGATTCAATCATTCAGAAAGCGACTGGAGTCTCATTTAGGAGAGCGGCGGAGAGAGAGTAGTTCTGTAGAGAGTAACAACATGGGGAGGGGATACGGAAGGGAATGCCCACTTGCCATCCGTATGGAATTGAGTATTGACTCTATCGTATATATCTGACGGGGTGTCGAGGAAGACAGCGGAACACAGGAGTTCTTTATATCCGATAAAAATGTTCCCATTCGATATCTGAGACATACTGCAAGCAACTGAAAAAGCCCCATGCACATCGATACCCCCGTGATAGGAGTCATCGTGGGTGACTGGGTTGTTAGCCGCCGCAAAGATTGAGTGCATATGGCATACTTCCTGCGTTCCTGCACTGTCGGTTTCAATATCGTGAATATGAAACCAGGGGAGGAGAAAGGAGAACGCAAGATGTACGATGCAGGCCGTCACAACGGCAATCGGAGAACGGGAAGGGGAAAAGAACATAGAAATAATTTCTCATTCGTTATACTTCTACGATATACGAGTTTTGATTAAAATAAAGTCTCTTTCGGTGAAACGCAACAGAATTTTTCTATCGGCATATTCGGCGTGTGTTTCCCACCCTTAGTTCCGTTGATGAACGGAGTGCACCCAGTAGTTCATCTCTTGACTTGGGTACGCCGGTGATGGCGGGAAGATGACCGCGGAAGGGGTCATTGCCCTCGCCCACGGGCAGGGGTGCGATGAACTGGTGCATCGCGGGGATTCAAGGACTTCGGTCACGAAGAATTGCCCTTCAAACGGTTCGCGCCGAATGCGGCTTATTACCTCATGGCGGTGGCGTTCTTCCTGTTCGAGAGCTTCAAGGAGGACGTCTGCGCCGAGGTGGTCCCGGTCACCGCCTATGCCACGGCGGAGCGTCGAACCTTGATCGATTGCGCCGCCAAGTTGGTTCGTACAGGAGGCAAAATTATTCTCCGGGTGACTGCGGCAACCTGGAAGGCGCTGCAATTCGATGTATTGTGGCAACGGAGCGAATTCCCACACCGGTTCGCCCAGGCGTAATCGTATACACGACAGCCAAAAAATTCACTCCGGATACCCTCAAGGGAGAGGTACGCCCGCACCTGCTCACCGTGCACGCCATACCACCTCCTGTTATCGGGAATTCATCAGTAATCGTCGCATGATTACCTTCTCTCGCGTTGAATAACAGAACAATAAACCATCTATACGAGTAAAATAAGTTTCGTTTATGACAAATCGCTCAATTTAGGTAATATAATCTTTGGACCTTGGACTATCTTCTACTTACTCGCTTTGATAAGCAGGACCAGACCGAACCAGAAGAATATCACATTTGAGAGCCAGGCGGCGATCAGGGGATTCATGGCGCCGGTACGTCCCAGCACCTGGAAAATATTGATGAGGGTATAGAAAATAAAACTGATCATCAGCGCGATGCCGAATGCTGCGGTTTTTCCCATTTTGACTGAACCCGCCGCCAGCGGAGCTCCAAAGAACACAATCACAAAGGAAACAAACGGGAAAGCAATTTTTAGATAGAGATCGATAAGCCACTGTGAAGCATTTCCTCCCTTTTCCTGGATTCCCCTGATAAAATTCCGCAATTGAAAATAATCCATCGATTCCGGTTTCAGATCTATAACTGCAAAATCTGAGGGTTGCCGCATCTTGAAAGGAACCTGCAGAGAAGGATGCAGTACTGCTTTGGCACCATCTCCGGAAAAAGTACGCTCCACTGCGTTGTAAAGTGTCCAACTGCCCTGCGTATAAACCATGTACTCGGCATCTATCCGTGAGGCAATCTTCTTAATATTAGCTTCTCCGTCATTGTTCACGGTCGTTTCCTCCGGTTTGATGATAAATACATCCCGGGCAGTATTTGTTTTGACGTGGAAACTGGCGGCATGGATGATTCGGCCATCCCTGTTCATCAGAAAGACATCGTCGCGGTCCAGTTCATGGATTTTAGAAAAAGACAGGTGATAATCGAGCGCTTTATTGCCCATGCGCCGAGCGTTGATAATGTCGCCGATATCCTGGTGCTGGATATTTGCCCAGGGCACCACCGTTTCGGCGAGGACCATCCCCACGACGCTCATGAACAGGGCAAAAACATACAGTGGGAAAAAGGTCCGGTAAAGGCTTACCCCGGCGGCTTTCATGGCAGTTATTTCATTGTCTCCCACCAGCCGCCCCAGGCTGAACATGGTGGCGAGCATCATGGACAGCGGCAGCGTAAGCACCATAATATACGGCAGGTAGAACAGGTAGAAGAAAAAAATAAGCATTAATCCGGCATCGCTGTCAATAAAGCGATCCATCATTTCGACGGAATCGATCAGAATGAAAATGACTGCGAATGCCAGAAGGGAATATCCGAGGAAGGATAAAAACTCTTTGAGCAGATATCCGGTAAGGATTCTCATGCTCATCTCCTCGCGGCATAACGGAAAAGAAACAATCCCATGATTCCCATGATTATATTAGGCGCCCACATGGACAGCCAGGGTGGTATCAACATCCGGTCGCCGGCGCTCTCTCCCCCGCTGAGAAACAAGTAGTAGACAGCGAAAAATCCGATGGATATGCCTATTCCGATAGAAGCTCCGGAGCGCTTCACCAGGATTCCCAGGGGTGCGCCGAGAAGCACAAAAATTATCGCCGCAAAGGGTATGGAGTCGCGCTTGTTCATCTCCACTTTGAAGGAAGCAATCTGCCGGTTATTTATTTTTATATTCTGCAGAATCCGGAGGGAGTCATCCTGGACCGGTTCACCCCTCATTTTCCGGAGCAAATTCCTTCTCTGTATCGTATTCTCAGCCTGAAACTTCTTCACCTCTTCGCTCATCATGGAGGAAAGCATGGTACGGTCATTGCGTGAATTCCGGTAACCGGTATCGAGCCTCGAATCCATGCTGAAATTCTGGCTGAATTCCTTGAATTCGACCCGGACATACCGCTCCGGATGATGCGAATCCACATGGTGTACCTCGCCGTTTCTCAGAAGAAGAGTCAGACCGGCGCTGTCCGGATGGGTGATGAATCTTCCCGTTTCAGCTACAATCAAATCCTGATAAAACCCCCGGAAGCTGCGGAAAAGGGAAATTCCTTTCAATTCTTCTGTGGAATAATCAATGGATTCCACCCGTATCGTTACCGAAGGAATATCGTTGATGAACTGACCCTCGCGATTGTTAAAAGTAAGGAACGGTTTTTTAAAAAAAACCGCTGCGCTCAGGTTGCTTGCCCGGTAATTCGCCTCCGGAAGAATAGTATTATTGAACCACACCATACCAAAGGCGATGAGCGCAGAAATGACCAGTATGGGGGCCACAATCCTGTACATGGATATTCCTGCGGCTTTCATGGCGATAATCTCGCTCGCGGCGCCCATCCGGCCGAACGCCATCACCGTGGCTACCAGCACACTCATCGGCACCACCAGCGCCACCATATATGCAAGACTATAGGCAAATATCTTCGTCAGAACCAGGATTTCCACACCCTTGGATATGAGCGCCGTCACTATCTCGAGCATGAGTTTTAGGATGAGAACAAACATGATCACGCTGAAAGCGAAGAAAAATGGCGCCACATGCTCGCGGATGACATATTTATAAAAAATATACATGAGATCCCTTTCCGATATACTCAGAAGATAATATATAATCTGAGATTGAGCATTTCAACCGGAATGAAAGGTTTACTGAATTATCCATGACGACACATTTTATTGAGTTTCTTGTCAAAATAGATGCCGAAACGGTTGCTAAAAGATGCGCTGCGCTTGCATCGTTCCCGCGAAGCGGCAACAAGTTCGGCATGACATGTGTCATCATGAACTCGTTTCAGGATCTAAATACTCAAAACATTCGTATTTATGTCGTCATGTATGACCTCACTTCACCATATCCGCAGCCTGTACAAACCGTATCCCCTTTTGGACCAGTTTGGGAATGGTTTTTTCCAGTACGCTTATGGTGGTCTGACGGTCGTGCCCGATAATGATCACCGGCCCATTTTTAAATGCTTCGTTCGCGAGCGCGAGAAGCCGGTTTTCGATGTCGCCCTGATTTCCTTCGCTGTCGATGTATCCTGTCATCTCTGCGCTTTTTACTCCCACTCTCTGCGAAACCATGATGCCTGTCGATTCCAGAGAGGTCTTTGAATCAATGAAAAAATAATTGTTAGACTTCAGAAAATTCATTACCGCCTCCATGATCTGCACATCCTCAGTTGCTTTTGAACCCATATGGTTGTTGAGGCCCTGAGCGCCCCTGACGCTTTTGAATGCCCGGGCAAGTTTTTCACTGACTGCTACTTCGGAATCGGTTGTCAGAATGAAGCCTTTCCCGGGGATTTCACTCCGTGATTTCGGCTCCATGGGCATGTGGAGGATATAGGGTATATCATTACGGGCGGCGAACGCCACCGCCTGAGCGGTATACTGCCGGAAAGGCAGAATGGATAGAGTAACCGTCTGCCCCTGGTTGCAAAGGCGTCTTATATTTTCAATCGGCCGAATTCCCACATCATCGATAATAATCGCCGCTTTTGCCTGTCGGGCTTCCAACGCCGGGTTTTTTCGGAAAATCACTATATCTGTCGGAGTGGCTCTCGTTCCCAGAGTCAGGGTCAATGATTGACCGTCGGCGCTCTCAGTCCCGGAAAATACTTTGCCTCCGATCTTACAGGCAGCGGCGCTCACTTTCAGATTCAGGAAAGTCAGCGAGGTAGTGGATGGGATGGTCACCGTATAACTGTATCTCAATCCGCTTGCCGTCGACCGTGATTCCGTTCGTTTGATATCTTTTTGGGAAATGCCGTACTCGGAAAGTGTGGAAATGAGCATGGCGGATAGCTCCTGTGTAAACATGTCCGGGCTGGCCTGGACAGCTTTAACAGAACGGGGATTCTGAGCGCTTTTAACACGGCTGGCAGTATGCCACTGAAATAAAGCAACCCCTGCCGCAATAAGTGCGGCGAGGGGCAGAAGAACAGAGAGAATGGGAACGATCCGGGATTTCTTTTTACGGGGCAAACAGCGGTCTCCGAGCAAAGTTACGGCGTAGTAAGGTCATTCCACTGGATAATGGCATACAGCTTGGACTGGCGATCCTGAACGAATTTGAATTCCATAAGCTGATGTATTTTAAAGTCACCGTATGTTTTTGTGAATATATCCATATCGATTAAATAGGTTTTCACCAGCCAGACTTCGTTCGGGTGCTCGTCGACTATCACTGCGCCATTCGGGGGATTCGGGACATCTTTGCCCCATTCCTCCATGCTTCCGAATTCGCTCGAAGTGAATACGAACGAAGTACAGTTATTCATGATGTTTTCAATAACTCGTACATCTTCAGATTTGGAAAAGCGGATATCAAGGGTATCGGTCTCCGATTTGCTCGTGTAAAAATAGTTATCATGGAGACAGTCGCGGTAAAAATTGATATTGAGTTGCTGGAAAGCCACTTTCAGATTGTTGACCACTTTATCGGGTGTGGCAGGTATTTCGATTTTACCATCGTTCGTGGTTTGTCCGGAATCTTTTTTCGGTGAGAAGATACATGAGCCGGTAAAAAGGGCTGTTAAAAATGCGATAAAAAGGCAAAAACAATTTCTTCTCACGATTCTTTTCATGGGATTAACCCTTTAATCTTTTCCATCTGGTGAAAAGTATACTAGCACTAGTTTCGGCATCTTTTCCAAATGATAGAGGCTTTTGCAAAAGTCGTTTTATACGTAATAAGAAAACGAACTTTTAAACTACAGCCCCCTATCCCTCGGTACCTTTCCCCCGAAGGGGGCAAGGGATATCGTTGCTTAACAGTCACTTCCTGCCCCCTCCGGGGGAAGGATGTCCGAAGGACAGAAAGGGGGCTGCTTAAAATATCGACTTAGCAAAAGGATCGATAGATTAACATTATCGAAAATTATCCGATTATGCAACAGAAAAATTAACTGTACCTCGCCCGCACCGCTCCCCAGGAATCTTTGTTAGGGTCTTTAGGGTATCCACGGTGATCTACCCAGAGATAAATGCTCCATTTTCCTGAATTTTCAATGAAATAGAGCCAGGCTTCTCCGTATATGTCCTCTTTGTTTTCTCTACCAAAAGTGAGCTTATACCAGTATTTGTACATCTTGTCACCGGAATTGTATTCAGGTGTACGGTAGGTTGTAAGGGAAATGGTAAATGTCGAATCCGGGATAAAATAATTCATGACGAATGCTGATTCCTTCTCACGGTTCCAAGTGCTGCGAAATTCCTGTTCATATTTCAGCGAATCCAGCGGATCGGGGCTGAAAGTGAACGGGTCGCTGAAAACGTCCATGTAATCCTGGATGCTCTTGGTCCTCAGCGATTCAACGAGGTTGTTCAACACCTTTTCGGGCGAGGTTGGCGGCAGAATAACAGCGCCTCCATCCGGAGGAGTCTGGGGAGTCCGCGTGCTGAACGGATTATTGCATGACAGCAATGAAATTACCGCGAGAGCGGCGCCGAAAATAACGAAAATAGAGCGCTCCATTCTTCATCCCACCTTTACCGGAACCGGTATGATACAGAGGATGAATATCACAATCGCTGCCACAGCCGTGATGATACGAACCGCCCCGATGTCCGGCTCCATACGGTCGGGATAAGGATGCCGGGTCCCGAAAAAGAGCGAGAGCAGCGCCCAGACAAACCATCCGCTCCAAAATGTCAGGCCGAGCAGGAGCAGGAGCGGTATCCGGATGCGGCGGAACAATTCATGTAAGCGCGGTGAAAGCGCAAAGAGAATATGCCCGCCGTCCAGTTGCCCGATGGGCAGAAGATTGAGCGCGGTAATAAAAAGCCCTATCCAGCCTGCAAAAGCGATGGGATGCAGGTTCAGGTCGTAGTGGGCCGGGATGGGACCGATCAGGAAATAACTGAGAATTTTGAAAAGCAGCGAATCGCCGAGGATAAGGTATTCATGTTGAGTATGCAGAGGGACGATCTCGGACATTTTAAGCCCGATAACACTGGCGATGACCGCGAGGATAAAACCGGCTATCGGACCGGCCGCGCCCACGTCAACCAGCGCTTTACGGCTGGGAATGGAAGATTTGATGCTGATCACTGCGCCGAATGTTCCGATGGGTTGAATGGGCGCCGGGATAAAATAAGGAGGAGTAACCACAATCCCCCATCTCCTCGCGGTAAAATAATGGGCAAATTCATGGATGCCCAGAATGCTGAGGATGGCTATGGAATAGGGAAAACCTTTTGCGAAATTGCCCCAGCTCTGATACGGATTCGCATCGGTCACGAGCGCTCCCATGGTGGTCGTGGTAAAAACGGTCAGAAGGAAAAGGAGGATATGGAGCGCATAGTTGGTTTCCCGGACTGGAGGCTGCTCCGGATTATCCCTGAAATAGTCGTCCCCGGGACGGATGATGAATTTTCTGTATTGCATATCAAACCGAATTGGGCATGAAGTTGGCTTATAGTTTTCGAGAGCTTCAGAACTACAGCCCCCTAAATACTACAGCCCCCTAAATCCCCCGAATGGGGACTTAAAAGACTGAAAGACAATCATTCACAGCGTTTTAATTAATTACTCATGTAAGGCTTTTAATAGATCCTTAAACAAGTTCAGGATGACGTCATGCCGAACTTGTTTCGGCATCTATTCTATAAAAATGTGCAAAGAAATATGTCGCCATGTATAAATGATGTTGTTCGTATGTTATTATCTTTCCCTCGTAAAGTTCCCCTCCGGGGTATTTAGGGGCTGCCTGTGAGAAATTTTTCGTCTCAAATCATTTCCTTCACCGGCTGGAAATCGAGAGCGCTGAGAACATCACATCCGGAACGAAAATCGAGCCGACCGGTTTGACATCAGAACCCGAGGCGTCGATCGATCCGAACGCCTGATAAACATTTCCAGATACCATGGTATCCACCAGACGGCCGCTGATTTCCCCGTTCCGTACAAGGAAGCCGAGCATTATATTGAGGGCAAAATCCCCGGCCAGAAGATTCGACTGCCCTCCTCCGAGCACACCGTGCACAATCACCCCTTCATCGATGCTCTCGATCATCTCCTTCAGGCTGGATTTCCCGGGCGACATCACCAGGTTTGAGGTTCCTACTGTGGGCGCGGAGAGAAGACCACGCTGCGCATTGGCTGTGGAAACGCGTCCGGCCTGGGCTGCGGTGTCCAGGTTGAAAAGAAAAGACCGGAAGACGCCTTCTTCGAAAATCATGGTTAGCTGCGAAGGCATCCCTTCATCATCAAAGGGTCTGCTTCCGGGAGAACCCTCAATGTACGGATCATCGGCAAGTGTGACATCTCCGAGAATTTTTTCACCTTCACGGCCGATAAGGGGACTGTCGCCCTTTACCAGCCGTCTCCCGTCTATTCCCATCTCGAATGCCTGCATGAGGCTGGGCATTTCCTGCGCGGTAAAAATAACCGGGAGCATACCGGAAATCCTGGGCGCTTTTTTTTCGGCATGACCGGCGAGCGCGGCGATTCTCTCCACATAGGCATCGGTGCGGATATCGAGAGCGCCGAAATGATTCCCATCGCCGATCCAGAGTATGGAGTCTCCCTCCACAACAACGAGCGTTATATACTCCCGGAAGTCGGTGGAGCTGTACGAAGCATCGAAACCGGCAGTATTTGCAATCCTGACTTTGTTCACCGCAGTGGAAATGCTCAGGTCGGTCAGGCCTTTCGGGCAGCGCTCGCGGAGGATATCCACCGCACGCTTCCCTTCGCTTATAGCCTGGGCGGGGCTGTAACTTTCTACTGCAGGATCGAAAGTTGCTGTTCCATATCCTGCTGCTATTGCTTCGCCGGGAAACTCAAAATGAACCTCTTTCCCGAACCGTGAGGCATCCAGGGCATTTTCCACCAGATCTTCGATGCGGTGCGGGTCTGTTGTGGATGAGAAGCCGATTCGGTCTTCGCGAATCACCCGCAGCCCGATGCCGAGCACCGTTTTCTGTTCTGCGTTCTTGAGTTTTCCGGATTCGAACGATATTTCCGAAGCGGCTCTTTCGGTCAGGAAAACCTCGGCGGATGCTCCGCGGCGTTTCACCTTCTCGAGTATGGTTTCTATCATTTCAGCCAACAAGAACCTTTCCGATACGGATATGGGGAGAACCGTCCGATACCGGGAGCGGGGACTGCTCGCCCTTGCCGCAGCCGCCCAGGCCGCCATAAAGAGTGAGGTCATTTCCGATCTTCTCGATATGGTCGAGCGTCTCGAATACGTTGCCTGAGAGAATCACATCCCGAAGGGGAGTTGTAATACAACCTTTTTCAATCCGCCATGCATAGGCCGAGCTGAAGGTAAACCGTTCCAGATCGGTGTTCCCGCCAAGGTAACCGCAGGCGTAGATACCGTCCCTGATTCCGGCCAGCATGTCCTCAAAAGCCGACTCCCCGCGGTCGATGAACGTCGTGGTCATCCGTACGATGGGACGAAAAGAGGCGCTGATGGCGCGGGCGTTCCCGGTGGGCATTTCACCCATGCGCCCGGCTGTTTCGCGGGAATGGAGCCGTCCGGTCAGAAAGCCGTTTTTAACCAGATAGGTCTTCTGTCCTTTCACTCCCTCATCATCATAGGGGGTGCAGCCGTTTTCACCCGAAAGGGCGCCGTCATCGATGATATTGAGCACATCCGGG
This region of Candidatus Latescibacter sp. genomic DNA includes:
- a CDS encoding LptF/LptG family permease produces the protein MRILTGYLLKEFLSFLGYSLLAFAVIFILIDSVEMMDRFIDSDAGLMLIFFFYLFYLPYIMVLTLPLSMMLATMFSLGRLVGDNEITAMKAAGVSLYRTFFPLYVFALFMSVVGMVLAETVVPWANIQHQDIGDIINARRMGNKALDYHLSFSKIHELDRDDVFLMNRDGRIIHAASFHVKTNTARDVFIIKPEETTVNNDGEANIKKIASRIDAEYMVYTQGSWTLYNAVERTFSGDGAKAVLHPSLQVPFKMRQPSDFAVIDLKPESMDYFQLRNFIRGIQEKGGNASQWLIDLYLKIAFPFVSFVIVFFGAPLAAGSVKMGKTAAFGIALMISFIFYTLINIFQVLGRTGAMNPLIAAWLSNVIFFWFGLVLLIKASK
- a CDS encoding LptF/LptG family permease, whose translation is MYIFYKYVIREHVAPFFFAFSVIMFVLILKLMLEIVTALISKGVEILVLTKIFAYSLAYMVALVVPMSVLVATVMAFGRMGAASEIIAMKAAGISMYRIVAPILVISALIAFGMVWFNNTILPEANYRASNLSAAVFFKKPFLTFNNREGQFINDIPSVTIRVESIDYSTEELKGISLFRSFRGFYQDLIVAETGRFITHPDSAGLTLLLRNGEVHHVDSHHPERYVRVEFKEFSQNFSMDSRLDTGYRNSRNDRTMLSSMMSEEVKKFQAENTIQRRNLLRKMRGEPVQDDSLRILQNIKINNRQIASFKVEMNKRDSIPFAAIIFVLLGAPLGILVKRSGASIGIGISIGFFAVYYLFLSGGESAGDRMLIPPWLSMWAPNIIMGIMGLFLFRYAARR
- a CDS encoding divergent polysaccharide deacetylase family protein; the encoded protein is MPRKKKSRIVPILSVLLPLAALIAAGVALFQWHTASRVKSAQNPRSVKAVQASPDMFTQELSAMLISTLSEYGISQKDIKRTESRSTASGLRYSYTVTIPSTTSLTFLNLKVSAAACKIGGKVFSGTESADGQSLTLTLGTRATPTDIVIFRKNPALEARQAKAAIIIDDVGIRPIENIRRLCNQGQTVTLSILPFRQYTAQAVAFAARNDIPYILHMPMEPKSRSEIPGKGFILTTDSEVAVSEKLARAFKSVRGAQGLNNHMGSKATEDVQIMEAVMNFLKSNNYFFIDSKTSLESTGIMVSQRVGVKSAEMTGYIDSEGNQGDIENRLLALANEAFKNGPVIIIGHDRQTTISVLEKTIPKLVQKGIRFVQAADMVK
- a CDS encoding site-2 protease family protein, encoding MQYRKFIIRPGDDYFRDNPEQPPVRETNYALHILLFLLTVFTTTTMGALVTDANPYQSWGNFAKGFPYSIAILSILGIHEFAHYFTARRWGIVVTPPYFIPAPIQPIGTFGAVISIKSSIPSRKALVDVGAAGPIAGFILAVIASVIGLKMSEIVPLHTQHEYLILGDSLLFKILSYFLIGPIPAHYDLNLHPIAFAGWIGLFITALNLLPIGQLDGGHILFALSPRLHELFRRIRIPLLLLLGLTFWSGWFVWALLSLFFGTRHPYPDRMEPDIGAVRIITAVAAIVIFILCIIPVPVKVG
- a CDS encoding TldD/PmbA family protein, producing MTSLFMAAWAAAARASSPRSRYRTVLPISVSERFLLAEMIETILEKVKRRGASAEVFLTERAASEISFESGKLKNAEQKTVLGIGLRVIREDRIGFSSTTDPHRIEDLVENALDASRFGKEVHFEFPGEAIAAGYGTATFDPAVESYSPAQAISEGKRAVDILRERCPKGLTDLSISTAVNKVRIANTAGFDASYSSTDFREYITLVVVEGDSILWIGDGNHFGALDIRTDAYVERIAALAGHAEKKAPRISGMLPVIFTAQEMPSLMQAFEMGIDGRRLVKGDSPLIGREGEKILGDVTLADDPYIEGSPGSRPFDDEGMPSQLTMIFEEGVFRSFLFNLDTAAQAGRVSTANAQRGLLSAPTVGTSNLVMSPGKSSLKEMIESIDEGVIVHGVLGGGQSNLLAGDFALNIMLGFLVRNGEISGRLVDTMVSGNVYQAFGSIDASGSDVKPVGSIFVPDVMFSALSISSR